In the Acropora muricata isolate sample 2 chromosome 1, ASM3666990v1, whole genome shotgun sequence genome, one interval contains:
- the LOC136919909 gene encoding proline-rich transmembrane protein 4-like, translating to MTSEPEPEHHYNHSSAPETEPESSVYEPTAEAEAEPLPEWSKATEEWGIAWDIHQYGLGGVYTLLFLFITMSLIKRIKQGRTGGQGHKVPMVVLSLLGMFCLTRGLCLCIDAYRWKKIMPVFFVNVFWGIGQPCIISAYTLVFIVMRNALTLKQNFRRWYNTRNIAIATLPYFIFAFGAELTLSFAPSFKGIAFTCQLLYIVYGSSLTVFYSMISFLLWKKLKVATKNRWSSESANRCGKRTRTIFRTCVAAVFGGVAICAMQFFAMIGVYGIFSEARHVSAWPWWAFQTLFRVVEIYMVLVLCYAVNDRNVEAKKGEIAPTSLNSETHVKPLEVEA from the coding sequence ATGACCTCGGAACCAGAGCCCGAGCATCACTACAATCACTCTTCAGCCCCGGAAACAGAACCGGAATCGTCCGTCTATGAACCGACCGCCGAAGCAGAAGCCGAGCCGCTTCCAGAGTGGTCGAAGGCTACAGAAGAATGGGGAATCGCTTGGGATATTCATCAGTATGGTTTGGGAGGTGTTTACACTTTGCTGTTCCTCTTCATAACAATGTCACTAATAAAGAGAATTAAACAAGGAAGAACTGGCGGTCAAGGGCATAAAGTACCAATGGTTGTCTTAAGTTTGCTGGGGATGTTTTGTTTAACCCGAGGTCTTTGTCTTTGCATCGATGCCTATCGCTGGAAAAAGATCATGCCTGTTTTCTTTGTAAACGTCTTCTGGGGTATCGGACAACCTTGCATTATTTCAGCTTACACTCTTGTCTTCATTGTCATGCGCAATGCTCTGACACTCAAGCAAAATTTTCGGAGATGGTATAACACAAGGAACATCGCAATTGCCACTCTGCCgtattttatttttgctttcggAGCTGAACTCACGCTATCTTTTGCCCCTTCATTCAAGGGAATTGCTTTCACCTGCCAATTACTGTACATTGTGTATGGTTCTTCCCTCACGGTGTTCTATTCCATGATCTCATTTTTACTGTGGAAAAAGTTAAAGGTTGCCACAAAAAATCGTTGGTCTTCCGAATCCGCCAATCGCTGCGGAAAACGCACGCGCACAATCTTCCGAACTTGCGTGGCCGCCGTGTTTGGCGGCGTTGCAATTTGCGCCATGCAGTTCTTCGCTATGATTGGCGTGTACGGAATTTTTTCAGAGGCACGTCACGTTTCCGCCTGGCCGTGGTGGGCGTTTCAAACGCTCTTCAGAGTGGTAGAGATTTACATGGTGTTGGTGCTTTGTTACGCGGTCAACGACAGAAACGTTGAGGCAAAGAAAGGAGAAATTGCTCCCACAAGTCTTAACTCAGAAACGCATGTCAAACCACTTGAGGTGGAGGCGTGA
- the LOC136919817 gene encoding proline-rich transmembrane protein 4-like: MTSGPTSSTKVTEADSPIESSECESIGVNRVEPTAEPQPEWNVAIQLWGAAWDFHQYGLGACFGLIGLVAIVTLLKLLKFNRGARQKRVSLVVLSQIVSFGFSRCVFLCLDAYHSKQNLPFAVLNIIWGMGQPCLIAAFMLIFLVLRNALVMKTRFQNWYTPRNIALITIPYFILVFSSETVVSFFPTYKALLLVCQIIGVVLHLSLAVFYCYIAVLIRQEMHLVRQRSGQTTVRGRRSFAKFKRCIGAALGGFSIGIMHVYSMVSMNRVFSATKHADAWPWFAFQTSMRCLEIGMSVLLYVTGIQKSAVVSRVRVDAAPMMHPQAHAKVTWNSQPKDTE, encoded by the coding sequence ATGACTTCAGGACCAACATCGTCGACAAAGGTTACAGAAGCCGACTCCCCGATCGAAAGCTCCGAGTGTGAATCGATTGGGGTGAACAGAGTGGAACCAACTGCTGAACCTCAACCAGAATGGAACGTAGCGATACAGTTATGGGGTGCGGCATGGGATTTCCATCAATATGGACTCGGTGCGTGCTTTGGACTGATTGGTTTAGTTGCAATTGTGACGCTACTGAAACTGCTCAAATTCAACAGAGGCGCTCGACAGAAAAGAGTCTCTTTGGTGGTGTTGAGCCAGATTGTTTCGTTTGGATTTTCAAGATGCGTTTTTCTATGCTTAGATGCATACCATTCCAAACAAAATCTCCCCTTCGCAGTTCTGAATATAATATGGGGAATGGGACAACCCTGCCTTATTGCCGCGTTTATGCTCATCTTTTTGGTTCTCAGAAACGCGCTCGTGATGAAAACAAGATTTCAGAATTGGTATACGCCTCGTAACATCGCCTTAATCACAATACCTTATTTTATACTTGTATTCTCTTCCGAAACAGTAGTTTCCTTCTTTCCCACGTATAAAGCCCTTCTGCTAGTTTGTCAGATAATTGGTGTGGTTTTACACCTCAGTTTGGctgttttttattgttacaTTGCTGTGCTAATCAGACAGGAAATGCACCTGGTGCGACAACGCTCGGGCCAGACGACAGTCAGAGGTAGGCGCAGTTTCGCCAAGTTTAAACGCTGCATAGGCGCGGCTTTAGGTGGTTTCAGTATTGGCATTATGCATGTATACTCAATGGTAAGCATGAATAGGGTTTTCTCTGCTACGAAACACGCTGACGCGTGGCCGTGGTTCGCATTTCAAACTTCCATGCGTTGTTTAGAGATTGGGATGTCTGTGTTGCTGTATGTGACCGGAATACAGAAGAGCGCTGTAGTCTCTCGGGTGAGGGTAGATGCTGCACCGATGATGCATCCACAAGCGCATGCCAAGGTCACTTGGAACAGCCAACCGAAAGACACGGAATAG
- the LOC136919437 gene encoding ribosomal RNA processing protein 1 homolog A-like, whose protein sequence is MATGGAEANFAKKLAHNEKKTRDLAVKKLRAWIRSRPKDGPGFGEVDLLKIWKGLFYCMWMSDKPLIQEELALNISQLIHSFKNEQSAVIFIKAFFKTIQKEWHGIDQLRMDKFYLLIRFLLKETFNFLKKYTWNERLMTEVNNVFQEEPLNPNSLAVPDGIRLHLVEIFLTELESVVDNQMSSDVFLKVLDPLFFLLAHSRSANITSAVNKNLFERLIQGEEDNQDKKKNIVASKLDFGAVAERLFSLGTDKNILGRNRRQLFGWSKRLRKCAKGEHKESQKPVEEEELLNGLPVEAMENDETSDGAMSVGECNGSSEQSEARGRKCKKRKKKELEAQTEVGNHLSDDSKKHIKKRKKSKKDDGSSFGEDEAVDVAKVEQKKKKKSKQLGDDEGNDKTVISKKQKLDQVDTVEESSMVNGCHKTDSETQVTETEAETNGLPVNGEDIKNIRTVKEATESLSENEDCGLVEFEIRAKAVGSENEPFARFQSSLTTPPAFFRKCASKAAKSEPRRLKKKDVKDEAPGSEPAKQTNKRVRIAMSKNTAHTPQDYQRSLKESPRIPFDANKAPTQGLLKSPPKPQRTPLQFKKRSTLPSKSGKKKTNTPKRSSAVDFF, encoded by the exons ATGGCGACCGGAGGAGCGGAGGCAAACTTTGCTAAAAAGTTAGCGCATAACGAAAAGAAAACCCGAGATCTCGCAGTGAAAAAGCTGCGAGCTTGGATAAGAAGTAGGCCAAAAGATGGACCAG GTTTTGGTGAGGTAGACTTGCTGAAAATTTGGAAAGGACTGTTCTACTGCATGTGGATGTCAGACAAGCCACTCATCCAG GAAGAACTGGCTTTGAATATCTCTCAACTAATTCATAGTTTTAAGAATGAGCAGTCAG CTGTGATCTTCATCAAAGCTTTCTTTAAAACCATTCAAAAGGAATGGCATGGAATTGACCAGTTAAGAATGGATAAGTTTTACCTG CTCATCCGCTTCCTTTTAAAAGAAACTTTTAATTTTCTCAAGAAATATACTTGGAATGAAAG GCTTATGACAGAAGTGAACAATGTCTTCCAGGAAGAACCATTAAATCCAAATAGTCTTGCA GTACCGGATGGCATTCGTCTTCACTTGGTGGAGATATTTTTAACAGAACTTGAAAGTGTTGTAGACAATCAG ATGTCAAGTGATGTGTTCCTCAAAGTTCTGGATccattgtttttccttttggcaCATTCTAGGAG TGCAAATATAACAAGTGCAGTAAACAAAAATCTTTTTGAGCGTCTGATTCAAGGTGAAGAAGACAAccaagacaaaaagaaaaatattgttGCCTCTAAG CTTGATTTTGGAGCAGTTGCAGAAAGACTGTTTTCTCTGGGAACTGATAAGAACATCTTGGGTCGAAACAGACGCCAACTGTTTGGTTGGTCCAAAAG GCTAAGAAAGTGTGCTAAAG GAGAGCACAAAGAGAGTCAAAAGCCTGTGGAAGAAGAGGAATTACTCAATGGGTTGCCTGTGGAGGCAATGGAGAATGATGAAACAAGTGATGGTGCTATGTCTGTTGGAGAATGTAATGGCAGTAGTGAGCAAAGTGAAGCAAGAGGAAGAAAatgcaagaaaagaaagaaaaaagagctTGAAGCTCAGACAGAAGTGGGGAATCATTTGTCTGATGATagtaaaaaacatatcaaaaaaagaaaaaagagtaaGAAAGATGATGGATCGTCATTTGGAGAAGACGAAGCTGTTGATGTGGCGAAGGTTgaacagaagaagaaaaagaaatcaaagcaGTTGGGTGATGACGAGGGAAATGATAAAACAGTTAttagtaaaaaacaaaaattggaccAAGTTGATACTGTTGAAGAGTCCTCTATGGTCAATGGTTGTCACAAGACAGATAGTGAAACTCAAGTGACAGAAACTGAAGCAGAAACAAATGGTTTGCCTGTAAATGGAGAAGACATAAAGAACATCAGAACTGTCAAAGAGGCTACAGAAAGTTTGTCAGAGAATGAGGATTGTGGATTAGTGGAGTTTGAGATCAGGGCAAAGGCTGTGGGAAGTGAGAATGAACCCTTTGCACGGTTTCAGAGTAGTTTGACTACACCTCCTGCATTTTTTCGAAAATGTGCATCAAAAGCGGCAAAATCAGAACCACGAAGACTAAAGAAAAAGGATGTAAAG GATGAAGCTCCAGGATCAGAGCCagccaaacaaacaaacaagagagTTCGAATTGCGATGTCCAAAAACACAGCACATACGCCCCAAG ACTATCAACGTAGTTTAAAGGAAAGCCCAAGGATTCCATTTGATGCAAACAAGGCCCCGACGCAAGGGCTACTGAAGTCTCCACCAAAGCCACAGAGAACACCATTACAGTTCAAAAAAAGGAGTACACTGCCTTCCAAgtctggaaaaaagaaaacaaacactcCAAAAAGATCATCTGCAGTTGACTTCTTTTGA
- the LOC136919737 gene encoding proline-rich transmembrane protein 4-like: MAYENGLSSSADPVAQSEGKAASIPVIGEPLPEWHIAIHKWGFAWMIYLYGFGAAFGALSLAVGIFLIRILKLKRSMRPKKASLILLILLLLFGLFRCLFLCIDAYNIKAIFPKVVSKILWSLGNPCIITGYVLIYLVLRNIFFMREKFQNWYTGRNVALITVPYFLLAFTAELMFFVAPHFKGLTFACQIVTVILSMMLSSFYSYVVYLLWKNYKRKRTGKDTTKIQQMAWAHVQPKNSHQDRKVLSIFKTCIAAVIGGIVLCALQIYSMSGVYGVFSKAVYVNAWPWLIFNYAMRILELFLALVLYVASTTGVRQQTAAKNHNHSFAISLTVPVDYEGAGSRRGTRIMSLSIASSNAVTDVGNGKAGIF, encoded by the coding sequence ATGGCTTATGAAAATGGTTTAAGTAGCTCAGCTGATCCTGTCGCTCAATCAGAAGGGAAAGCCGCTTCAATCCCAGTTATCGGTGAGCCGCTTCCAGAATGGCACATAGCAATTCACAAATGGGGATTTGCCTGGATGATCTACCTGTACGGCTTTGGAGCAGCCTTTGGAGCCCTCAGCCTTGCCGTTGGGATCTTTCTTATCAGAATTCTAAAGCTTAAAAGATCTATGCGACCAAAGAAAGCAAGTTTGATTTTGCTCATATTGTTGCTTTTATTCGGTCTCTTTCGATGCTTGTTTCTGTGCATAGATGCCTACAACATAAAAGCTATTTTCCCCAAAGTCGTTTCCAAAATTTTATGGAGTCTAGGTAATCCTTGCATTATTACCGGCTACGTTCTTATTTACTTAGTCTTAAGGAACATATTTTTTATGAGAGAAAAGTTCCAGAACTGGTACACTGGTCGAAACGTCGCATTGATAACCGTTCCGTATTTTTTGCTAGCTTTCACTGCCGAGTTAATGTTTTTCGTGGCTCCGCATTTCAAAGGCCTGACATTCGCTTGTCAAATTGTTACCGTGATTCTAAGCATGATGTTGTCCTCCTTCTACTCATACGTTGTTTATTTGCTTTGGAAGAACTACAAGAGAAAACGAACTGGCAAAGACACCACGAAGATACAGCAAATGGCATGGGCACATGTTCAGCCAAAGAATAGCCACCAAGATCGCAAAGTTTTGTCTATTTTTAAAACTTGCATCGCAGCTGTGATAGGTGGAATAGTCCTTTGCGCTTTGCAGATTTATTCCATGAGCGGAGTTTATGGAGTGTTTTCAAAAGCTGTGTACGTTAACGCCTGGCCGTGGTTGATTTTCAATTACGCAATGCGGATTCTGGAATTGTTTTTGGCGCTTGTGTTGTACGTAGCATCCACCACTGGCGTCAGACAACAGACGGCTGCGAAGAACCATAACCACTCTTTTGCCATCAGCCTAACAGTACCAGTGGACTATGAGGGAGCTGGAAGTCGACGAGGAACCAGAATCATGTCGCTGTCAATTGCGTCTTCCAACGCAGTCACTGACGTTGGAAACGGAAAGGCCGGCATATTTTGA